In Glandiceps talaboti chromosome 14, keGlaTala1.1, whole genome shotgun sequence, a single genomic region encodes these proteins:
- the LOC144446031 gene encoding gamma-aminobutyric acid type B receptor subunit 2-like isoform X1 yields MGDIYQKQTSTKWLCLSIIFAFYITSTTGNTKTKLTLLGFVPVENTSAWSSGGIIPAIEMALDDVNNRSDILSDYELTWQWVDDKCDPGYASYLLSEHVHRKPQKIAILGGGCSIATAPVAAFSHYYNLVQLGYSTVSPQFSDKSTYPLFSRTQLSEIVSNRVRLAILEYFNWRRVAILYQNDKFFTGTVADFVTIAAKKDIKIVTALILDRHSDQGLRIVKNEDGRIIFVKSYEDHARALFCYAYHLDMYGPKYAYIIPGSYSTNWWMKEDGGINCTLNQIKTVLESAIEIVQVAQDMSNQTTTSGETFQQYESRYKAVLKRSQYKDLRYHPWHGLGYDAVWAIALALNTSVEQLSNIVFNSSNETRPSVLEDFTYENRDMAQIILGALRNTSFHGVSGYVRFDSRGDRMGNFEIRQIQDGKSVSIGIADTEVNITITHAFQWQDGLPPADGEQLHYKTLYVHDGLLISATVFASFGILLDIFFLCLNIIKRNHGFIKLSSPRMNTITLFGALLVYVSIIPFGLMSSRYLNTDNQRTTSCLVGKWFLSIGFTLGFGPMFAKTWRIHKLFMKFEVRKEPMHDKHLIIFVLMLLLVDIIVLTTWQLVDPSTTRLIEVSTEIMQRSVKGIVEIHSCSSEHIWWWVGAVCGQKGLLLIFGCFLAHETRNIQVEGLNDARQIGISIYNIMMASLVIIILNLVLHDMPTLSYLFTSLPIFLCTTITLCMMFVKKVVVVWRDPSGKQFHKRRTSEGLSPQKRNVGYIEEDSTQGDVESSNV; encoded by the exons ATGGGCGACATTTACCAAAAACAGACTTCTACAAAATGGCTGTGCCTCAGCATAATCTTTGCATTTTACATCACAAGTACTACTGGTAATACCAAAACAAAGCTGACACTACTTGGCTTTGTGCCAGTAGAAAATACATCGGCTTGGTCCAGTGGGGGAATTATTCCAGCGATTGAAATGGCTTTGGATGACGTCAATAACAGATCTGATATCCTGAGTGATTATGAGTTAACGTGGCAATGGGTTGATGATAAG TGTGACCCGGGATATGCCAGTTATCTGCTATCTGAGCATGTACATAGGAAACCCCAGAAGATAGCAATACTTGGTGGTGGTTGTTCCATTGCTACTGCTCCAGTAGCAGCATTCTCACACTACTATAACCTGGTACAG TTAGGCTACTCGACTGTATCTCCGCAATTCTCTGACAAGTCTACGTATCCATTGTTCTCAAGAACACAGTTATCAGAAATAGTATCTAATAGAGTACGGCTGGCAATATTGGAATACTTCAACTGGAGAAGAGTGGCGATATTATAccagaatgacaaattcttcACAGGG aCTGTTGCTGATTTCGTAACCATAGCAGCAAAAAAGGATATAAAAATAGTAACAGCTTTAATACTCGATCGTCATTCGGATCAAGGACTACGTATCGTAAAG AATGAAGATGGGCGTATAATATTCGTAAAATCCTACGAAGATCATGCAAGGGCACTGTTTTGCTAT GCATACCATCTTGACATGTACGGGCCTAAGTATGCATACATAATACCTGGATCATATTCAACAAATTGGTGGATGAAGGAAGACGGTGGAATTAACTGTACACTTAATCAGATCAAAACAGTATTGGAAAGTGCCATTGAAATTGTTCAAGTTGCACAGGATATGTCCAACCAAACGACAACCAGTGGAGAG ACCTTtcagcaatatgaaagtaggtATAAAGCTGTACTGAAACGTTCCCAATATAAAGACCTCCGCTACCACCCGTGGCATGGACTAGGCTATGATGCTGTTTGGGCCATTGCATTGGCGTTGAATACCAGCGTCGAGCAACTCTCCAATATT GTGTTTAATTCTTCAAACGAGACACGCCCATCTGTCCTAGAAGACTTTACATATGAGAACCGTGACATGGCACAAATCATACTTGGAGCTCTCCGTAACACGTCATTCCATGGAGTGTCA GGCTACGTTCGGTTTGACAGCCGAGGAGATAGAATGGGGAATTTTGAAATTCGTCAGATACAAG atggaAAATCCGTCTCAATAGGCATAGCTGATACCGAGGTCAATATCACAATTACGCATGCATTTCAATGGCAAG ATGGCCTTCCTCCAGCGGATGGAGAACAGTTGCATTACAAGACTCTGTACGTACACGATGGACTACTTATCTCAGCTACAGTGTTTGCATCGTTTGGAATCTTACTTGATATCTTCTTTCTCTGCCTCAACATCATCAAACGAAACCATGG ATTCATCAAGTTATCTTCTCCCAGGATGAATACTATTACTTTATTCGGTGCTTTGTTGGTGTATGTATCAATCATTCCATTTGGTTTAATGAGCTCTCGTTACTTAAACACTGACAACCAACGTACAACTTCATGTCTG GTTGGGAAATGGTTTCTATCAATTGGCTTTACATTAGGATTTGGACCCATGTTTGCTAAAACGTGGCGCATTCATAAgctttttatgaaatttgaagttcgAAAAGAG ccaatgcacgataaacatttgataatatttgtCCTTATGCTACTGTTGGTTGATATTATTGTCTTAACTACTTGGCAACTGGTTGATCCCAGCACAACGCGTCTTATTGAGGTGTCTACGGAA ATTATGCAAAGATCAGTGAAAGGAATTGTGGAAATCCATTCGTGTAGCTCTGAGCACATTTGGTGGTGGGTCGGTGCTGTCTGCGGACAGAAAGGACTACTACTGATATTTGGTTGCTTTCTTGCACACGAAACAAGAAATATACAAGTTGAAGGTTTAAATGATGCAAG ACAAATTGGTATATCTATCTATAACATCATGATGGCCAGCTTAGTAATCATAATCCTAAACTTGGTACTTCATGATATGCCAACTCTCAGCTACCTGTTTACAAGTCTACCGATATTTCTATGCACCACTATCACCTTATGCATGATGTTTGTGAAAAAG GTCGTTGTTGTTTGGCGGGATCCATCTGGTAAGCAATTCCACAAAAGGCGGACTAGTGAAGGATTATCACCACAGAAAAGGAATGTCGGCTACATCGAAGAAGATAGTACACAGGGTGATGTTGAAAGTTCAAACGTGTAG
- the LOC144445761 gene encoding gamma-aminobutyric acid type B receptor subunit 1-like translates to MKEDGGINCTLNQIKTVLESAIETEQVVQDMSNQTTINGETFQQYESRYRAVLKRSQYKNLRYHPWHGLGYDAVWAIALALNTSIEQLSNIMFSSSHETRPVVLEDFTYENSDMAQIILGALRNTSFHGVSGYVRFDSRGDRMGNFEIRQIQDGKSVSIGIADIDGNITITHGFQWQAGKYS, encoded by the exons ATGAAGGAAGACGGTGGAATTAACTGTACACTTAATCAGATCAAAACAGTATTGGAAAGTGCCATTGAAACTGAACAAGTTGTACAGGATATGTCCAACCAAACGACAATCAATGGAGAG ACCTTtcagcaatatgaaagtaggtATAGAGCTGTACTGAAACGTTCCCAATATAAAAACCTCCGCTACCACCCGTGGCATGGACTAGGCTATGATGCTGTTTGGGCCATTGCATTGGCGTTGAATACCAGCATCGAGCAACTCTCCAATATT ATGTTTAGTTCTTCACACGAGACACGCCCAGTAGTCCTTGAAGACTTTACATATGAGAACAGTGACATGGCACAAATCATACTTGGAGCTCTCCGTAACACGTCATTCCATGGAGTGTCA GGCTACGTTCGGTTTGACAGCCGAGGAGATAGAATGGGAAATTTTGAAATTCGTCAGATACAAG atggCAAATCTGTCTCTATAGGCATAGCTGATATCGATGGCAATATCACAATTACGCATGGATTTCAATGGCAAG cTGGGAAATACTCGTGA
- the LOC144446031 gene encoding gamma-aminobutyric acid type B receptor subunit 2-like isoform X3: MGDIYQKQTSTKWLCLSIIFAFYITSTTGNTKTKLTLLGFVPVENTSAWSSGGIIPAIEMALDDVNNRSDILSDYELTWQWVDDKCDPGYASYLLSEHVHRKPQKIAILGGGCSIATAPVAAFSHYYNLVQLGYSTVSPQFSDKSTYPLFSRTQLSEIVSNRVRLAILEYFNWRRVAILYQNDKFFTGTVADFVTIAAKKDIKIVTALILDRHSDQGLRIVKNEDGRIIFVKSYEDHARALFCYAYHLDMYGPKYAYIIPGSYSTNWWMKEDGGINCTLNQIKTVLESAIEIVQVAQDMSNQTTTSGETFQQYESRYKAVLKRSQYKDLRYHPWHGLGYDAVWAIALALNTSVEQLSNIVFNSSNETRPSVLEDFTYENRDMAQIILGALRNTSFHGVSGYVRFDSRGDRMGNFEIRQIQDGKSVSIGIADTEVNITITHAFQWQDGLPPADGEQLHYKTLYVHDGLLISATVFASFGILLDIFFLCLNIIKRNHGMNTITLFGALLVYVSIIPFGLMSSRYLNTDNQRTTSCLVGKWFLSIGFTLGFGPMFAKTWRIHKLFMKFEVRKEPMHDKHLIIFVLMLLLVDIIVLTTWQLVDPSTTRLIEVSTEIMQRSVKGIVEIHSCSSEHIWWWVGAVCGQKGLLLIFGCFLAHETRNIQVEGLNDARQIGISIYNIMMASLVIIILNLVLHDMPTLSYLFTSLPIFLCTTITLCMMFVKKVVVVWRDPSGKQFHKRRTSEGLSPQKRNVGYIEEDSTQGDVESSNV; encoded by the exons ATGGGCGACATTTACCAAAAACAGACTTCTACAAAATGGCTGTGCCTCAGCATAATCTTTGCATTTTACATCACAAGTACTACTGGTAATACCAAAACAAAGCTGACACTACTTGGCTTTGTGCCAGTAGAAAATACATCGGCTTGGTCCAGTGGGGGAATTATTCCAGCGATTGAAATGGCTTTGGATGACGTCAATAACAGATCTGATATCCTGAGTGATTATGAGTTAACGTGGCAATGGGTTGATGATAAG TGTGACCCGGGATATGCCAGTTATCTGCTATCTGAGCATGTACATAGGAAACCCCAGAAGATAGCAATACTTGGTGGTGGTTGTTCCATTGCTACTGCTCCAGTAGCAGCATTCTCACACTACTATAACCTGGTACAG TTAGGCTACTCGACTGTATCTCCGCAATTCTCTGACAAGTCTACGTATCCATTGTTCTCAAGAACACAGTTATCAGAAATAGTATCTAATAGAGTACGGCTGGCAATATTGGAATACTTCAACTGGAGAAGAGTGGCGATATTATAccagaatgacaaattcttcACAGGG aCTGTTGCTGATTTCGTAACCATAGCAGCAAAAAAGGATATAAAAATAGTAACAGCTTTAATACTCGATCGTCATTCGGATCAAGGACTACGTATCGTAAAG AATGAAGATGGGCGTATAATATTCGTAAAATCCTACGAAGATCATGCAAGGGCACTGTTTTGCTAT GCATACCATCTTGACATGTACGGGCCTAAGTATGCATACATAATACCTGGATCATATTCAACAAATTGGTGGATGAAGGAAGACGGTGGAATTAACTGTACACTTAATCAGATCAAAACAGTATTGGAAAGTGCCATTGAAATTGTTCAAGTTGCACAGGATATGTCCAACCAAACGACAACCAGTGGAGAG ACCTTtcagcaatatgaaagtaggtATAAAGCTGTACTGAAACGTTCCCAATATAAAGACCTCCGCTACCACCCGTGGCATGGACTAGGCTATGATGCTGTTTGGGCCATTGCATTGGCGTTGAATACCAGCGTCGAGCAACTCTCCAATATT GTGTTTAATTCTTCAAACGAGACACGCCCATCTGTCCTAGAAGACTTTACATATGAGAACCGTGACATGGCACAAATCATACTTGGAGCTCTCCGTAACACGTCATTCCATGGAGTGTCA GGCTACGTTCGGTTTGACAGCCGAGGAGATAGAATGGGGAATTTTGAAATTCGTCAGATACAAG atggaAAATCCGTCTCAATAGGCATAGCTGATACCGAGGTCAATATCACAATTACGCATGCATTTCAATGGCAAG ATGGCCTTCCTCCAGCGGATGGAGAACAGTTGCATTACAAGACTCTGTACGTACACGATGGACTACTTATCTCAGCTACAGTGTTTGCATCGTTTGGAATCTTACTTGATATCTTCTTTCTCTGCCTCAACATCATCAAACGAAACCATGG GATGAATACTATTACTTTATTCGGTGCTTTGTTGGTGTATGTATCAATCATTCCATTTGGTTTAATGAGCTCTCGTTACTTAAACACTGACAACCAACGTACAACTTCATGTCTG GTTGGGAAATGGTTTCTATCAATTGGCTTTACATTAGGATTTGGACCCATGTTTGCTAAAACGTGGCGCATTCATAAgctttttatgaaatttgaagttcgAAAAGAG ccaatgcacgataaacatttgataatatttgtCCTTATGCTACTGTTGGTTGATATTATTGTCTTAACTACTTGGCAACTGGTTGATCCCAGCACAACGCGTCTTATTGAGGTGTCTACGGAA ATTATGCAAAGATCAGTGAAAGGAATTGTGGAAATCCATTCGTGTAGCTCTGAGCACATTTGGTGGTGGGTCGGTGCTGTCTGCGGACAGAAAGGACTACTACTGATATTTGGTTGCTTTCTTGCACACGAAACAAGAAATATACAAGTTGAAGGTTTAAATGATGCAAG ACAAATTGGTATATCTATCTATAACATCATGATGGCCAGCTTAGTAATCATAATCCTAAACTTGGTACTTCATGATATGCCAACTCTCAGCTACCTGTTTACAAGTCTACCGATATTTCTATGCACCACTATCACCTTATGCATGATGTTTGTGAAAAAG GTCGTTGTTGTTTGGCGGGATCCATCTGGTAAGCAATTCCACAAAAGGCGGACTAGTGAAGGATTATCACCACAGAAAAGGAATGTCGGCTACATCGAAGAAGATAGTACACAGGGTGATGTTGAAAGTTCAAACGTGTAG
- the LOC144445762 gene encoding gamma-aminobutyric acid type B receptor subunit 1-like, translated as MAETDLIISRIMGDIYQKQTPTKWLCLSIIFAFYITSTNGNTKTKLTLLGFVPVENTSAWSSGGIIPAIEMALDDVNNSSEILSDYELTWQWVDDKCNPGYASYLLSEHVHMKPQKIAILGGGCSISTAPVAASSHYYNLVQLGYSTVSPQFSDKSTYPLFSRTQLSEIVSNRVRLAILEYFNWRRVAILYQNGIFFTGVRRKVYVRNSAYLKLLYDGRIYSYVSHDPESL; from the exons ATGGCTG AGACTGATTTGATCATCTCAAGGATTATGGGCGACATTTACCAAAAACAGACTCCTACAAAATGGTTGTGCCTCAGCATAATCTTCGCATTTTACATCACAAGTACTAATGGTAATACCAAAACAAAGCTGACACTACTTGGCTTTGTGCCAGTAGAAAATACATCGGCTTGGTCCAGTGGGGGAATTATTCCAGCGATTGAAATGGCTTTAGATGACGTCAACAACAGCTCTGAAATCCTGAGTGACTATGAGTTAACGTGGCAATGGGTTGATGATAAG TGTAACCCAGGATATGCTAGTTATCTTCTATCTGAGCATGTACATATGAAACCTCAGAAGATAGCAATACTTGGTGGTGGTTGTTCCATTTCTACTGCTCCAGTAGCAGCATCCTCACACTACTATAATCTGGTACAG TTAGGCTACTCGACTGTTTCTCCACAATTCTCTGACAAGTCTACGTATCCTTTGTTCTCAAGAACACAGTTATCAGAAATAGTATCTAATAGAGTACGGCTGGCAATATTGGAATACTTTAACTGGAGAAGAGTAGCGATATTATACCAGAATGGCATATTTTTCACAGGGGTACGTAGGAAAGTATACGTACGCAATTCTGCCTACCTAAAGTTGTTATATGATGGCCGTATTTATTcctatgtttctcatgacccagaGTCCCTATGA
- the LOC144446031 gene encoding gamma-aminobutyric acid type B receptor subunit 2-like isoform X2, with amino-acid sequence MGDIYQKQTSTKWLCLSIIFAFYITSTTGNTKTKLTLLGFVPVENTSAWSSGGIIPAIEMALDDVNNRSDILSDYELTWQWVDDKCDPGYASYLLSEHVHRKPQKIAILGGGCSIATAPVAAFSHYYNLVQLGYSTVSPQFSDKSTYPLFSRTQLSEIVSNRVRLAILEYFNWRRVAILYQNDKFFTGTVADFVTIAAKKDIKIVTALILDRHSDQGLRIVKNEDGRIIFVKSYEDHARALFCYAYHLDMYGPKYAYIIPGSYSTNWWMKEDGGINCTLNQIKTVLESAIEIVQVAQDMSNQTTTSGETFQQYESRYKAVLKRSQYKDLRYHPWHGLGYDAVWAIALALNTSVEQLSNIVFNSSNETRPSVLEDFTYENRDMAQIILGALRNTSFHGVSGYVRFDSRGDRMGNFEIRQIQDGKSVSIGIADTEVNITITHAFQWQDGLPPADGEQLHYKTLYVHDGLLISATVFASFGILLDIFFLCLNIIKRNHGFIKLSSPRMNTITLFGALLVYVSIIPFGLMSSRYLNTDNQRTTSCLVGKWFLSIGFTLGFGPMFAKTWRIHKLFMKFEVRKEPMHDKHLIIFVLMLLLVDIIVLTTWQLVDPSTTRLIEVSTEIMQRSVKGIVEIHSCSSEHIWWWVGAVCGQKGLLLIFGCFLAHETRNIQVEGLNDARQIGISIYNIMMASLVIIILNLVLHDMPTLSYLFTSLPIFLCTTITLCMMFVKKVVVVWRDPSGKQFHKRRTSEGLSPQKKNVGFFEEDSQQGAVEGSNM; translated from the exons ATGGGCGACATTTACCAAAAACAGACTTCTACAAAATGGCTGTGCCTCAGCATAATCTTTGCATTTTACATCACAAGTACTACTGGTAATACCAAAACAAAGCTGACACTACTTGGCTTTGTGCCAGTAGAAAATACATCGGCTTGGTCCAGTGGGGGAATTATTCCAGCGATTGAAATGGCTTTGGATGACGTCAATAACAGATCTGATATCCTGAGTGATTATGAGTTAACGTGGCAATGGGTTGATGATAAG TGTGACCCGGGATATGCCAGTTATCTGCTATCTGAGCATGTACATAGGAAACCCCAGAAGATAGCAATACTTGGTGGTGGTTGTTCCATTGCTACTGCTCCAGTAGCAGCATTCTCACACTACTATAACCTGGTACAG TTAGGCTACTCGACTGTATCTCCGCAATTCTCTGACAAGTCTACGTATCCATTGTTCTCAAGAACACAGTTATCAGAAATAGTATCTAATAGAGTACGGCTGGCAATATTGGAATACTTCAACTGGAGAAGAGTGGCGATATTATAccagaatgacaaattcttcACAGGG aCTGTTGCTGATTTCGTAACCATAGCAGCAAAAAAGGATATAAAAATAGTAACAGCTTTAATACTCGATCGTCATTCGGATCAAGGACTACGTATCGTAAAG AATGAAGATGGGCGTATAATATTCGTAAAATCCTACGAAGATCATGCAAGGGCACTGTTTTGCTAT GCATACCATCTTGACATGTACGGGCCTAAGTATGCATACATAATACCTGGATCATATTCAACAAATTGGTGGATGAAGGAAGACGGTGGAATTAACTGTACACTTAATCAGATCAAAACAGTATTGGAAAGTGCCATTGAAATTGTTCAAGTTGCACAGGATATGTCCAACCAAACGACAACCAGTGGAGAG ACCTTtcagcaatatgaaagtaggtATAAAGCTGTACTGAAACGTTCCCAATATAAAGACCTCCGCTACCACCCGTGGCATGGACTAGGCTATGATGCTGTTTGGGCCATTGCATTGGCGTTGAATACCAGCGTCGAGCAACTCTCCAATATT GTGTTTAATTCTTCAAACGAGACACGCCCATCTGTCCTAGAAGACTTTACATATGAGAACCGTGACATGGCACAAATCATACTTGGAGCTCTCCGTAACACGTCATTCCATGGAGTGTCA GGCTACGTTCGGTTTGACAGCCGAGGAGATAGAATGGGGAATTTTGAAATTCGTCAGATACAAG atggaAAATCCGTCTCAATAGGCATAGCTGATACCGAGGTCAATATCACAATTACGCATGCATTTCAATGGCAAG ATGGCCTTCCTCCAGCGGATGGAGAACAGTTGCATTACAAGACTCTGTACGTACACGATGGACTACTTATCTCAGCTACAGTGTTTGCATCGTTTGGAATCTTACTTGATATCTTCTTTCTCTGCCTCAACATCATCAAACGAAACCATGG ATTCATCAAGTTATCTTCTCCCAGGATGAATACTATTACTTTATTCGGTGCTTTGTTGGTGTATGTATCAATCATTCCATTTGGTTTAATGAGCTCTCGTTACTTAAACACTGACAACCAACGTACAACTTCATGTCTG GTTGGGAAATGGTTTCTATCAATTGGCTTTACATTAGGATTTGGACCCATGTTTGCTAAAACGTGGCGCATTCATAAgctttttatgaaatttgaagttcgAAAAGAG ccaatgcacgataaacatttgataatatttgtCCTTATGCTACTGTTGGTTGATATTATTGTCTTAACTACTTGGCAACTGGTTGATCCCAGCACAACGCGTCTTATTGAGGTGTCTACGGAA ATTATGCAAAGATCAGTGAAAGGAATTGTGGAAATCCATTCGTGTAGCTCTGAGCACATTTGGTGGTGGGTCGGTGCTGTCTGCGGACAGAAAGGACTACTACTGATATTTGGTTGCTTTCTTGCACACGAAACAAGAAATATACAAGTTGAAGGTTTAAATGATGCAAG ACAAATTGGTATATCTATCTATAACATCATGATGGCCAGCTTAGTAATCATAATCCTAAACTTGGTACTTCATGATATGCCAACTCTCAGCTACCTGTTTACAAGTCTACCGATATTTCTATGCACCACTATCACCTTATGCATGATGTTTGTGAAAAAG